From the genome of Triticum aestivum cultivar Chinese Spring chromosome 3B, IWGSC CS RefSeq v2.1, whole genome shotgun sequence, one region includes:
- the LOC123066706 gene encoding probable NADPH:quinone oxidoreductase 1 produces MEAIAASAKPTLRVAALSGSLRNNSWHHGLIRAAEELCEECMPGLRIDHVDISGLPMANPDLETDGGNGFPQAVEAFRDRISAADCFLFASPEYNYSVTGSLKNALDWASRGTHKCWADKAAAIVCAGGDFGGGRASLHLREIGIYLDLHFINKPELHIRAYEDPPKFDGEGNLIDAQARERLKKVLLSLQAFTLRLQRTEN; encoded by the exons ATGGAAGCCATTGCGGCCTCGGCGAAGCCCACCCTCCGCGTGGCCGCTCTCAGCGGCTCCCTCCGCAACAACTCGTGGCACCACGGCCTCATCCGTGCCG CCGAGGAGCTGTGCGAGGAGTGCATGCCTGGGCTGCGCATCGACCACGTCGACATCTCCGGCCTGCCCATGGCCAACCCGGACCTGGAGACCGACGGCGGCAACGGCTTCCCGCAGGCCGTCGAGGCCTTCCGCGACAGGATCAGCGCCGCCGACTGCTTCCTCTTTGCCTCGCCCGAGTACAACTACTCCGTCACCGGCTCGCTCAAGAACGCGCTGGACTGGGCGTCCAGAGGCACGCACAAGTGCTGGGCGGACAAGGCGGCGGCGATCGTCTGCGCGGGGGGCGACTTCGGCGGGGGCAGGGCGTCGCTCCACCTGCGCGAGATCGGGATATACCTGGACCTGCACTTCATCAACAAGCCGGAGCTCCACATCAGGGCGTACGAGGACCCGCCCAAGTTCGACGGCGAGGGGAACCTCATCGACGCCCAAGCCAGGGAGCGGCTCAAGAAGGTGCTCCTCTCGCTGCAGGCCTTCACGCTCAGGCTGCAACGCACGGAGAATTGA